The following are encoded together in the Malaya genurostris strain Urasoe2022 chromosome 3, Malgen_1.1, whole genome shotgun sequence genome:
- the LOC131433987 gene encoding uncharacterized protein LOC131433987: MIPASVNNTSSQRLTTTATVAHSGITSCNSQIPGRTKIILATAVIILIDDTGKEHLARALLDSGSECCFATKRLFQMMKVKQTRVDLPIAGIGKSSATVKYQFQSLIKSRNSEFCANVELLILPKVTIDLPSLNVDTTTWKIPEGITLADPAFNLPSAIDVVLGAEIFFDLFSVPGRIYLGDTCPLLINSVFGWVVSGKARGEFVANSALCNLAIVDNLQTTMERFWTIEEGKNSSNYSLAETKCEEIFKQTVQRNADGRYTVRLPFKDRQIELLGENRKTALRRFHLLENRLARNPDLSRQYREFMNEYLRLGHMSPVLDDANDLSSCYYLPHHPVIRESSTTTKVRVVFDASCKTNTGLSLNDALLVGPVVQEDLRSLIIRARINPIILIADVEKMYRQIMLHADDTHFQRIFWRSATDEPIQTFELKTVTYGTASAPFLATRVLKQLAIDEANKYPIGAKAAQTDFYVDDLYSGSATEEEAIELRKQLDSLLAAGGFQLRKWASNSKIVLAGIPPENLAIHGMVDFDRYQTIKTLGLHWEPMSDCLKYQIQLPLLEKTRLTKRLTLSYIAQIFDPLGLVGPVVVTAKAFMQTLWSLMDDDGVIWQWDRELPPLLYDQWEKYHSELSSLNRLRVDRFVLLPTAVKIELHIFSDASERAYGHLDDVKNIFEQRGVAGQLLIRKQLLTLKYSERGGTNLSEHLLRFNRLIRELKGSGANVEESDAVCHLLLTLPASLDSVVTAIKTLPGGLTMDFVKKRLMDVDIKRQNSDMLVYESKN, encoded by the exons ATGATACCAGCATCTGTAAATAACACGTCTAGTCAACGTCTAACGACAACTGCTACCGTTGCACACTCCGGGATTACCAGTTGTAATTCACAAATCCCAGGACGAACCAAAATAATACTTGCAACTGCTGTAATTATATTAATCGATGATACTGGTAAGGAGCACTTGGCGCGCGCATTGTTAGATTCGGGTAGTGAGTGTTGTTTCGCTACGAAAAGATTATTCCAAATGATGAAGGTGAAACAAACTAGAGTTGATTTACCGATAGCTGGGATTGGAAAGTCGTCGGCTACAGTCAAATATCAATTCCAGTCGTTAATAAAATCGAGAAACTCGGAATTTTGCGCGAATGTGGAACTCCTGATTCTACCGAAGGTCACTATTGATCTCCCGTCACTCAACGTTGACACTACTACATGGAAAATACCCGAAGGAATTACACTAGCCGATCCAGCCTTCAACTTGCCTAGTGCAATAGATGTTGTATTGGGTGCCGAGatattttttgatttgttttctgTTCCTGGTCGTATTTATCTAGGCGACACATGCCCGTTACTTATCAATTCGGTGTTTGGCTGGGTTGTGTCCGGCAAAGCGAGAGGCGAGTTTGTCGCCAATTCCGCACTCTGCAATTTAGCAATTGTTGACAATCTTCAGACCACAATGGAAAGGTTCTGGACTATTGAGGAAGGCAAAAATTCTAGTAATTATTCATTAGCGGAAACTAAATGCGAAGAAATATTTAAACAGACGGTACAGCGCAATGCTGACGGACGATATACAGTTCGACTTCCATTCAAGGATCGTCAGATCGAGCTATTGGGAGAAAATAGAAAAACTGCATTGCGGAGATTTCATTTGCTAGAAAATCGTTTAGCTCGCAATCCTGATCTTAGTCGTCAATATCGAGAATTCATGAATGAATACCTTAGATTAGGACATATGTCACCGGTTTTAGATGACGCAAATGATTTGAGTTCATGCTATTACTTGccccatcatcctgtaattcgcgAAAGCAGCACGACGACAAAGGTTCGTGTTGTCTTCGATGCTTCTTGCAAAACGAATACCGGACTATCTCTAAATGATGCGCTTTTAGTCGGACCGGTTGTACAAGAGGACCTGCGATCGTTAATAATTCGTGCTCGAATTAATCCAATCATCTTGATTGCGGACGTCGAAAAGATGTATCGGCAAATTATGTTACATGCAGACGACACTCACTTTCAAAGAATATTCTGGCGATCTGCAACAGATGAACCCATTCAAACTTTTGAGCTTAAAACGGTGACTTATGGCACCGCTTCTGCTCCCTTTTTGGCAACTCGTGTTCTAAAGCAATTGGCCATAGATGAAGCAAACAAGTATCCAATCGGTGCAAAGGCAGCTCAAACAGATTTTTACGTCGACGATCTTTACTCTGGATCTGCAACAGAAGAAGAGGCAATCGAGCTTCGCAAGCAATTAGACTCGTTGCTTGCTGCTGGCGGGTTTCAACTGAGGAAATGGGCATCAAACAGCAAAATAGTTCTTGCGGGAATTCCACCCGAAAACCTTGCGATTCACGGAATGGTGGATTTTGATAGATACCAAACTATTAAAACGCTCGGTTTGCACTGGGAGCCGATGAGCGATTGCCTAAAGTATCAAATTCAGCTTCCGTTGTTGGAAAAAACAAGATTAACGAAACGTTTGACTTTGTCGTATATTGCTCAGATTTTTGACCCTCTTGGATTGGTAGGGCCCGTCGTTGTAACAGCGAAAGCGTTTATGCAGACACTCTGGTCACTCATGGATGACGATGGAGTTATATGGCAGTGGGATCGTGAACTACCACCACTCTTGTACGATCAGTGGGAGAAATACCATTCGGAACTTTCGTCGCTCAATCGACTTCGGGTAGATCGCTTTGTGCTTTTGCCCACGGCAGTTAAAATAGAATTGCATATATTTTCGGACGCTTCCGAGAGAGCCTACG GCCATTTGGATGACGTTAAAAATATATTCGAGCAACGGGGTGTTGCTGGACAGCTGCTGATTCGGAAGCAACTTCTTACGCTGAAATATTCGGAAAGAGGTGGCACTAATTTGTCGGAGCATCTGTTGCGGTTCAACAGGTTGATCCGTGAACTGAAGGGAAGTGGAGCAAATGTGGAGGAATCAGATGCAGTGTGTCATCTATTGTTGACACTGCCGGCATCATTGGATTCGGTTGTCACGGCGATTAAAACTCTTCCCGGTGGTTTAACCATGGACTTTGTCAAAAAGCGGCTTATGGATGTTGACATTAAGCGTCAGAATTCGGATATGTTAGTGTACGAAAGTAAAAATTAA